One Bradyrhizobium zhanjiangense DNA segment encodes these proteins:
- the argF gene encoding ornithine carbamoyltransferase, translated as MSKSPKHFLDINELPLSELKRMLAASSAMKAKQKAHQPVRPLEGKTLAMIFERPSTRTRVSFDVAMRQLGGEPIMLTGAEMQLGRGETIADTARVLSRYVDAIMIRILNHEALLELAAYATVPVINGLTRRSHPCQVMADLMTYEEHRGPIEGKTVAWTGDDNNVLASWAHAAERFKFQLNVATPPELAPKKAMRDWIKTTNAPIVLGTDPEAAVRGADCVVTDTWVSMGDKEGEHRHNVLKPYQVNAKLMSLAKSDALFMHCLPAHRGEEVTDDVIDGPQSVVFDEAENRLHAQKGILAWCFDAVK; from the coding sequence ATGAGCAAGTCGCCAAAGCACTTCCTCGACATCAACGAGCTCCCGCTGTCGGAGCTCAAGCGCATGCTCGCCGCATCCTCCGCCATGAAGGCGAAGCAGAAGGCGCATCAGCCGGTCAGGCCGCTCGAAGGCAAGACGCTGGCGATGATCTTCGAGCGCCCCTCGACGCGGACGCGAGTGTCGTTCGACGTCGCCATGCGCCAGCTCGGCGGCGAGCCCATCATGCTCACCGGTGCCGAAATGCAGCTCGGCCGCGGCGAGACCATCGCCGACACCGCGCGTGTGCTGTCGCGCTATGTCGACGCCATCATGATCCGCATCCTCAATCACGAGGCGCTGCTGGAGCTTGCGGCCTATGCGACCGTGCCCGTCATCAACGGCCTGACGCGCCGTTCACACCCTTGCCAGGTGATGGCCGACCTCATGACCTACGAGGAGCATCGCGGTCCGATCGAGGGCAAGACGGTGGCCTGGACCGGTGACGACAACAACGTGCTGGCGTCCTGGGCCCACGCCGCCGAGCGCTTCAAATTCCAGCTCAACGTCGCAACGCCGCCGGAGCTCGCCCCGAAAAAGGCGATGCGCGACTGGATCAAGACGACCAATGCGCCGATCGTGCTCGGCACCGATCCGGAGGCCGCCGTGCGCGGTGCCGACTGCGTCGTCACCGACACCTGGGTGTCGATGGGCGACAAGGAGGGCGAGCACCGTCACAACGTGCTCAAGCCGTACCAGGTCAATGCCAAGCTGATGTCGTTGGCCAAGTCCGATGCGCTGTTCATGCACTGCCTGCCCGCCCACCGCGGCGAAGAGGTCACCGATGACGTGATCGACGGCCCGCAATCGGTCGTGTTCGACGAGGCCGAAAACCGCCTGCACGCGCAGAAGGGCATTCTGGCCTGGTGCTTTGACGCGGTGAAGTAG
- a CDS encoding aspartate aminotransferase family protein produces the protein MTNSAAPHLLPVFARADLGFERGEGCWLIATNGDRYLDFTSGVAVNALGHAHPALVKALQEQATKLWHMSNLFQSPDGEKLAARLCSESFADFVFFCNSGAEALECVIKVVRRYHAAKGHPDRYRMITFEGAFHGRTLATLAATGSAKYLEGFGPPMDGFDQVPHGDIEAVKKAIGPQTAGILIEPIQGEGGVRSSTPAFLKALRQLCDEKGLLLAFDEVQTGMGRTGDLFAHRRFGVTPDVMSLAKALGGGFPIGACLATAEAASGMTPGSHGSTFGGNPLAISAANAVLDVMLKPGFFDHVQKMSLLLKQKLASVIDRHPDVVSEVRGEGLLIGIKAVVPSGDLVAALRHEKLLTVGAGDNVVRFLPPLIVTEAEIEDSIGRLERACTAISSGQTKRAAS, from the coding sequence ATGACCAACAGCGCCGCGCCGCATCTGCTTCCCGTTTTCGCCAGGGCCGACCTTGGTTTCGAGCGCGGCGAAGGCTGTTGGCTGATCGCGACCAATGGCGATCGCTATCTCGATTTCACGTCGGGCGTTGCGGTGAACGCGCTCGGCCATGCTCATCCCGCGCTGGTCAAGGCATTGCAGGAGCAGGCGACCAAGCTCTGGCACATGTCGAACCTGTTCCAAAGCCCGGACGGTGAGAAACTGGCGGCGCGCCTGTGCAGCGAAAGCTTCGCCGACTTCGTGTTCTTCTGCAATTCCGGCGCTGAAGCGCTGGAATGCGTGATCAAGGTCGTGCGGCGCTATCACGCCGCAAAGGGCCATCCCGATCGCTATCGCATGATCACCTTCGAGGGTGCCTTCCACGGCCGCACGCTGGCGACGCTGGCTGCGACGGGCTCGGCAAAATATCTCGAAGGTTTCGGCCCGCCGATGGACGGCTTCGACCAGGTCCCGCATGGCGATATCGAGGCCGTGAAGAAGGCGATCGGTCCGCAGACCGCCGGCATCCTGATCGAGCCGATCCAGGGCGAGGGCGGTGTGCGTTCGTCGACACCCGCCTTCCTCAAGGCGCTGCGTCAGCTCTGCGACGAGAAGGGCCTGTTGCTCGCGTTCGACGAGGTGCAGACCGGCATGGGCCGCACCGGCGATCTGTTCGCGCATCGCCGTTTCGGCGTCACGCCCGACGTGATGTCGCTGGCGAAGGCGCTCGGTGGCGGCTTCCCGATCGGTGCTTGCCTTGCGACCGCGGAAGCGGCCTCCGGCATGACACCCGGCTCGCACGGCTCGACCTTCGGCGGCAATCCGCTCGCGATTTCCGCTGCGAACGCCGTGCTCGACGTCATGCTCAAGCCCGGCTTCTTCGACCACGTGCAGAAGATGTCGCTGCTGCTCAAGCAGAAGCTCGCCTCCGTGATCGATCGCCATCCTGATGTCGTCAGCGAAGTGCGTGGCGAGGGTCTCCTGATCGGCATCAAGGCGGTCGTGCCTTCGGGTGATCTCGTTGCCGCCTTGCGCCACGAAAAGCTGCTCACCGTCGGCGCCGGCGATAATGTCGTGCGCTTCCTGCCGCCTCTGATCGTCACCGAAGCCGAGATCGAGGACAGCATCGGGCGGCTCGAGCGCGCCTGCACGGCGATCTCGTCCGGTCAGACCAAGCGGGCGGCAAGCTGA
- a CDS encoding GcrA family cell cycle regulator: protein MTVLTWSDDRVEQLKKLWEAGLSASQIAAELGNVTRNAVIGKVHRLGLSGRAKSPSSAAPRPRKARPAQHMMRVTRPISRGNTALAQAFEVEVEAEPVTYDNVVPMSQRLSLLELNEATCHWPVGDPSSPDFFFCGGRALSGLPYCAQHSRVAYQPAADRRRAPAKPSTR from the coding sequence ATGACGGTTTTGACCTGGTCCGACGATCGCGTCGAGCAGCTGAAAAAGCTCTGGGAGGCCGGACTTTCGGCCAGCCAGATCGCGGCCGAGCTCGGCAATGTGACCCGCAATGCCGTGATCGGCAAAGTGCACAGGCTCGGCCTGTCGGGCCGCGCCAAGAGCCCATCTTCGGCCGCGCCGCGGCCGCGCAAGGCGCGCCCAGCACAGCACATGATGCGGGTGACCCGGCCGATCTCGCGCGGCAACACCGCGCTGGCGCAGGCCTTCGAGGTCGAGGTGGAGGCCGAACCGGTCACCTACGACAACGTGGTGCCAATGAGCCAGCGGCTGTCGCTGCTGGAATTGAACGAGGCAACCTGCCACTGGCCGGTCGGCGATCCATCGAGCCCGGATTTCTTCTTCTGCGGCGGCAGGGCGCTGTCCGGCCTGCCCTACTGTGCCCAGCACTCGCGCGTGGCGTATCAGCCGGCCGCGGATCGGCGGCGGGCGCCGGCCAAGCCGAGCACGCGGTGA